The genomic stretch AACGAAAATCTTGTTGCGGAGAAAAATGGCGAACCGATAGCAATTACACCAGATTTAATTTGTATGGTAGACCTTGAAACGCTGATGCCGGTAACGACGGAAGCGCTCAAATACGGAAAACGTGTCCGCGTGATGGCACTACCAGCTGATGATGCTTGGAGAACGGACAAAGGTATCGAAACAGTTGGACCGCGCTATTTCGGCTATGATGTCGATTTTGAACCACTAGAAGAACTTGTCAAAAAGGAGGAACGCCGTCATGTATAAAATTGGAATTGACGTTGGTGGTACAAACACCGATGCCGTTATTTTAGATGAAAATCAACAACTCATTCATAGTGTAAAAATGCCAACGAGTGAAGATATTGAAACAGGAATTACTGAGTCACTTCATCGCGTATTGAGCGAAACGGGCATTGATCGCTCGAAAGTAACGCACGCCATGCTTGGAACAACCCAGTGTACGAACGCGATTGTGGAACGTAAAAAATTAGCAAAAGTTGGCGTTCTTCGTTTAGGCTATCCTGCAACAGCATCCGTTTTACCATATACAGCTTGGCCGGAAGACATGGTTGGCTTTTTATCTGGAAAATATAAATTAACTGGTGGCGGCTATGAGTATGATGGTCAGGTGCTATCAGAAATCAACGAAGCAGAAATCCGTGAAACCTTAGCTAGTTGGAAAGGTGAAGTGGAATCCGTCGCAGTTGTTGGCGTCTTTTCTTCCTTGAAAAACGATCAGGAATTAGCTGTTCAAAAAATTATTGAAGAAGAACTAGGCGCAGATATTCCGGTTTCGATTTCCTCTTCCGTAGGTTCTGTTGGACTGATTGAACGCGAAAATGCGACGATTTTAAACGCAGCCCTTTTCAAAGTTATTGCGGCAACGAGTGATGGTTTTGAAAAAGCACTAGAACAAGAAGGAATTGCGCATGCTGAAATCTATCTTTGCCAAAACGACGGGACTTTAATGTCACTAAACTATGCAAGACAATTCCCGATTTTGACAATTGCTTGTGGACCAACGAACAGTATCCGCGGCGCATCCTACTTGGCGGGACTTAAAGACGCGATGGTTCTCGATGTTGGTGGCACGACTTCTGATATTGGAGTGCTGACGGATGGTTTCCCTAGAGAGTCCTCGCTTGCGGTTGATGTTGGCGGAGTGCGTACCAACTTTAGAATGCCAGATATTATTTCCATCGGACTTGGTGGAGGAAGTATCGTTCGCGAAAAAGATGGCGACATAACAATCGGACCAGATAGCGTTGGCTACCGTATTTCCGAAGAAGCACTAGTTTTCGGAGGTAAAACGATGACCACTACCGACATCGCGGTTCGTCTAGGTAGGGCAGAAATCGGTAACCCTGAATTAGTCGCACATATCCCAACCGATTTTGCCGAAAAAGCCTATAAAAAAATTGCTGAAATGACCGAAGATGCGATTGATAAAATGAAAACCAGTTCGGGGAGTGTAAGTCTAGTACTTGTTGGCGGTGGTAGCGTGATTATTCCAGACGAAATCTCTGGTGTCGCACAAATTTTCCGCGACAAAAACGGCCCAGTAGCCAACGCAATCGGCGCATCCATTTCCCAAATCAGCGGACAATACGAACAAATCTACATCTATTCTCAAATCGAGCGGGAAGAAGCGCTCCAAGATGCCGAACAAAAAGCGAGAGAACAAGCAACTCTAGCCGGTGCAGTGACTGACTCGATTGAAGTGGTGGAAGTGGAAGAAATCCCATTAGCGTATCATCCGGGTAATGCAACCAGATTGCGCGTGAAAGTTGTGGGAAATTTGGTTTAAGGGAAGTAAGAAGTAAATAGTAGTGCATTGCTGACTTCAGACTGGAAACAAAGTAAGAAATTACTTTGCTTCCAGTCTATTTTTGTATAACGTAATCCCATATGTATAAAATTATGTATATTGACACAATTTGTGTTATTTTAGACATGGATTTAAATAAATCAATTCTTATACTAATTATCTAGAAAAACAACCCAAACGCTAACTAAAAATATTCTAGTAGGGTAAATAAATGAATAAAGGAACCGAACAAAAGCTTGCCGCGCGTCATTCACTTCTAAATCAATTGAAATATTACCGTTTGTTCCGTATTTTTCACATGACTTTTTTGGATTGGGTAGTAGTCCGAAAGATGTTATTATAGATAAAGCATATGTGCCTGAATAGCGCGCAAAAAACAAGGTGAAGTATCAAAATCATGAATATCTCACTCGAAACGAATGGCTGAATTTATTTGAATAGAATCAATTACCATTGGTGGAAGAGCTAGAGGGAACCCCGGAAGTGGACTTTGAACTGGAAAAGAAACAATTAGTAACAAGAGCCAATGGAGCAGATACGATGACTTAGAGAAACATCTTATTGCAGTTATATGGATTTTACATAAAAAGAACATTCAAAGGAAGTGTTTTAATGAGAGAATATTTAGATTCAAAAAGCCAAAAAAAGGTAGCGCTTCTTGAGAAGATTTTTTATGCGGAAAATCATACAAGTACACAAGAGGAACTATTAAATGATTTGAACATTACGTATCCAACCCTCATTTCTACGATTAAAACAATTAATTTTGATATTGAACGATTTGGATATAAAGCGTTTTCGATTGTTCACTCCGCGCCAAATTTGTCCTATACCTTAAAAATATCGGATAATTGTAGTATTCAACTCATTATCAACGCCTATATTAGAGAGTCACCCAAATTTCAAATTCTCGAAACTTTGTTGCTGTCTTCCTTCCCTAATCTACAAGCATTGGCAAAAAAAGTACATGTTTCTTATTCTGGGATAAAGAAAGAAATAAAGGAATTGAATGAAGAGCTAAGTGAACGGAACTTGTCTATTTCTACAGGAAATCAGGTAGAAATAACGGGGGATGAATTTTCATTAAGAATATTCTATGCCTTCCTTTTTTTAGTCGCATATAGCGGGGATCGTTGGCCCTTTTCTTTTGTTCGATATGATGAAATCACCGACATATTAGAGAGTTGCCCAAAAGAAATTTATAGAGCAAACTCGATAGATAAGGCGATGATGATTCATTATTATGTCGCTATGCATTTATTAAGAGATCGAATGAATTGTCAAATTGATACAACTAGGCAGTTTAAAGTGGCCCTATATAAGGCTTGCACCGAGGAGTCTAAGAAATCAGAAAGTGCGTTCATTAAAAAAGTAGCGAAACAACTTCCTAATAGGAACTATAAAGAAATGACCTACACGACGCAAATTATACTGAGTACCATTGTTGCTTTCGGTAGTTATTCTTCGATTGAAAAAATGCCTTCTTTTTTCTACATGGATGAACAGTTAGAAGAAATGGGCTTCATGAAACTAGTTGATTTTGCCAGTGAACAAGTAAATAATAATCTCTCTATTCCATTTTCAGAGAAAGAGATGGAATTGCTCCGTTACTCCTTTGCGAGTATAAATTATAGATATTTCTTACTTGATAATTTAATCAATAAGTTCAATAATATTGTGCCAGGGTATACAGATCTTGATCGAAATATAAGAAAAATCCATAAAGTGAATCACCTAGAACCATTAATTAGCCAATTAGTAAATTTAAAAGAAATGGATCCATTAAAACCGTTTGAAGAAAGACTTACTTCAGATTATCTGATCATTTTGGATAAGCGGATTGATTTTTCTATACACACCTTGCCTATTAAAGTAACTATTTTATCGACCATATCTAATGAAACAGCCGTATTTGATTTTATGAGGTATTTTTCTAGTTACTACAATCTGGAAATACTTAATCAGGTCGATCCGGTGGTGGACTTATATATAAGTGATTTTTCCGTGTCTCCAGAAGTGTTGACCTCTTTACGTATCAATCAGCCAATAATCTATGTAAATACTAGATGGCTAGAATCTGATTATGTCAAAATTAATGATAATCTGGCGAAAATAGCGAGAAAAAAATTTATTGCTAATAAAAAAGATTAGGGAAATACTTGTTGGAATGGATATGGAAAATGTTTAAATGGAAAACCAAAGTCTTGTCCGAGTAATGATCGTTACTCGGATTTTTTTATTTCTATTTTTCATTTGTACAATACTAATGGAAAAAGTAAACACACCAACTAAGCCGTAAAATTTTAAGAAGTTAAAATTTTATGGCCAGAAATGCTTCTCGACTCCTCTATAATTAAGTTGCAGCTAGAAAGTTTGGCATCTAGAAACTAATTAGGAAAGAAGGAGGGGAGCTGATGAAGAAGTTTTCCATGCGAGTGGTTCTTATTATTTCTGTGCTTTTTATTGCACTGGGGAACGCTAATGTTTCTATCGCACAAGAAAGGGACACAACGAATAAGCTTCCAGAAGAGGAGCTGGGTTCTCTGGATACCTCTGATGTCATTACAGAAGGAGTCCCGCAAGAAAAACCAGCCGAAGCCGAGAACTTAGAAGAAATCCCAACTACGGATGAGTTGATGCAAAATCCAAATGTTCTTGAGAGGTCTGTTGCTGATTCGGACGATTCAGATTTAACAGTGGTAAGCTCAGGTGCTTACTGGACGCTTTATTATAATTCTGCGAACGGTGAATATAGCTTGCGCATGTTTGGTAACGTGCCAAGCAGTAGACCAACCGCTTGGAATAATTATTTAAAAAGAATTAAACATATAGAGATTGAAGAAGCTACTTTGACAGGTGATTTTGTTGGTTATTTTGGTTGGTTCATTGGATTAAAGGGCGTTAGAATTGAAGGGTCTGATTTATCGGGAGTGACATCTTTTCAACAGGCGTTTTCTAATTCATCCCTTGAGAAGGTTATCATTAAAAATAACTATTATTCTAATTCGCAGTCTTTAACAAATACGAAGCAAATGTTTTTTATGGCGAAAAATCTATCAGAGCTTGATTTAAGTGGTTTAAATACGAGTTTTGTAACCACAATGGAAAGGATGTTCGAGGGGTGTGAAAACCTTAAAATATTGAACCTAAGTAACTTTGATTTTGATACAAGTTCAGTTATTAATATGGATTATATGTTCGCGGATTGTACTAACCTGGAAGAACTTGACGTAAGCAAATTTGATACCAGCTCTGTTACTTTTATGCAGATGATGTTTCAATATTGTAAATCGCTTGAGAAACTGAATTTAAGCAGTTTTGATACGAGCTCAGTAACTCGCATGAATAGTATGTTTGAAGGATGTACTAGTTTTGAAGAGCTAGACTTAAGCAGTTTTGATACGAGTTCGGTTGGAAATATGCAAACCATGTTTCAGGGATGCACGAATCTAAAAGTTTTATACTTAGATAAATTTGATGATAATATAACAACTAATAAGAATAACATGTTTGGGAATACTCCTTTGTTATCCTATTTACGCTTTAGTCATCGATTCACCAAGCTTGAGAACATTGGTCTTGAAAATACAAACTGGTATGACGAAAAGAATTGGGTACAGTTTTCGAATATCACGCAACTACAGACATATAATAAACAACAAAGTGAACCTACAGGGTACAGAAAAGGCGCGTTCTTTTCTCTAACAATGGATGCGATGGGTGGAGAATTTGAAGATGCGGAAGAACAAAAAGTACAAAATAAAGTTTCTGGGGAATACTGGGAAGAGATAGTTCCTGTAAAAGAAGATTATTACTTTGACGGGTGGTATCTTGATCAAAACTTCACTAATAAGTTTGATTTTTCATTGCCTGCTGCTGTATCTACAACTATCTACGCCAAATGGGTAGAAAACTACACGGTGATTATTCCAGCTTCTATTTCCTTAAATGAAGCTTCCGAATTGAAAGTAGAAGGGATTAATCGAGGGGGTAAAACCTTATCCGTAGGCTTGAATTATGGAAAAACAACCATTTCTGAGAGCAACAAGCTAACCTTGTCCAATACGGCAGACACAACAGTCCAATGCTTGGCACCACTGAGTTGGGACGGTTCCGAAACTAATCCAAAAAATGCCATTTTAACCCTAGCGCCAGGTTCGGAAATAACAGAAGGCGATGCAGTCATGGCTATTGAAGCGCCAGAAAATATCCAGGCGGGAAAATATACAGGGAATCTAGTATTTTCGGTTAACTATGAATAACTTTGCTAAGCAAGCCATAAAATTTTAAGAAGTTAAAATTTTATGGCTAGAGGTACCCCCTTACTCCTCTATAATAAAATAACAGCTAGAATGTTTAGCAACTAGAAACTAATTACGGAAGAAGGAGGGGAGCTGATGAAGAAGCTTTCCATGCGAGTCATCCTAATCGTTACCGTTATTTTCATTGCTTTTGGGAGCGCTAATGTTTCTATCGCACAAGAAAGGGATACAATAAATAAACTTCCAGAGGTTGAGCTGGGTTCTCTTTATACCTCTAATCTCATTACAGAAGAAGTCGCGCAAGACAAACCGGCAGAGGTCGAGAATCTAGAAGAAGCCCCAACTACGGATGATTTGGTGCAAAATCCAGATGTTCTTGAGCAGCTTATTGCTGATTCGGATGATTCGGATTTAACAGTAGTAAACTCAGGTGATTTTTGGACAATTTATCGTAATACTGTGAACGGTGAATATAGCTTGCATATGTTTGGTAACGTGCCAAGTAGTAAACCAACCGCTTGGAATAGTTATTTGAACAGAATTAAACATATAGAGATTGAAGAAGCTACTTTGACAGGAAATTTCTCATCGTATTTTAGAAATAATGTTTTCACAGTACTTGAGAGTGTGAGAATTGAACGTTCGAATCTATCTAGAGTGACGTCTTTTGCACTCGCATTTTATGGTTCAGGAATTGAAAAAGTTATCATTAGAGATAATAATTATCCGACAGCACCATCTTTACTCACTACGGAAGGTATGTTTAAAAATTGTTCCAACCTTATGGAGGTTGATTTGAGTGGTCTTGATACTAGTGCGGTAACTACTATGTGGGATATGTTTAACAGCTGTAGGGCACTTGAGGAACTGGATGTAAGTCATTTTGATACGAGTTCAGTAACTAATATGTCTTACATGTTTTATGATAATAGAAACCTTGAGGTGCTGGATGTAAGCAACCTTGATACGAGTTCAGTAACTAATATGTATGCCATGTTTGAAGATTGTACTAGTCTTGAAGAGCTGGATGTAAGTAATTTTGATACGAGTTCAGTAACTGATATGTATAGAGTGTTTAATGGCTGTGAAAAACTGAAGAAACTAGATGTAAGTAATTTCGATACCAGTTCCGCTACTGAAATGGTTCAAATGTTTAGAAATTGTAGCGCCCTTGAGAAGTTGGATGTAAGTAATTTTAATACGAGCTTAGTAACTGATATGCGTGCCATGTTTGCTGGTTGTACTAGTCTTGAAGCGTTAGATGTAAGTAATTTTGATACGAGTTCAGTAACTAATATGGCTGCCATGTTTTCTGATAATGAAAAACTGGAGAAGCTTGATTTAAGTACCTTTGATACCAGTTCAGTGACTAACATGGGTACCATGTTTAAAAATTGTACAGCGTTAAAATCTTTATTTCTAGATAATTTTACACATGCAGCAAGCTCGACAGATATGTTTACTGGAACCACCTCCCTAACCTACTTGTTTGTCAGTCACAATGTAAGCAATTTTAATGGGTTAGAAAATACAAGCTGGTATGACGAAAAGAATTGGGTACAGTTCTCTAATCTCTCGCAACTACAGACATATCACAGGCAACAAAGTGAACCTATTGGCTATAGAAAAGGCGCTTTCCTTTCTCTAACAATGGATGCGATGGGTGGAGAATTTGAAGATGCGGAAGAACAAAAAGTACAAAATAAAATTTCTGGGGAGTACTGGGAAGAAGTGATTCCAGTAAAAGAAGGACATTACTTTGACGGGTGGTATCTTGATCAAAATTTCACTAATAAGTTTGATTTTTCATTGCCTGCTGCTGTATCTACAACTATTTACGCCAAATGGGTAGAAAACTACACGGTGATTATTCCAGCGTCTATTTCCTTAAATGAAGCTTCCGAATTGAAAGTACAAGGGATTAATCGAGGGAGTAAAACTTTATCCGTAGGTTTGAATTATGAGGAAACAACCATTTCTGAGAGCAACAAGCTAACTTTAGCCAATACGGCAGACACAACAGTCCAATGTTTGGCACCACTGAGTTGGGACGGGTCAGAAACTAATCCAGAAAAAGCCATTTTAACCCTAGCCCCAGGTTCGGAAATAACAGAAGGCGAGGCAGTCATGGTTATTGAAGCACCAGAGAACATCCAGGCTGGAAAATATACGGGGAACGTCGTATTTTCGATTAAGTATGAATGATGTAAATTAGCCAGACTAGTGATCATGTCACAGTCCTGTGGTTATGAATAAATTGGAGGTTACCTATGAAGAAGAAAAGAGTAGTGATCATATCCTTACTACTATTGTTAGTAAGTGTCATTGGAATCAGTAGTTATTTTCTATTCAAGGATAAAATAAATCTGTTGGATGTAGACCATTCTGCCGTTGATTGGAACGGGAAAAAACAGAAGGATACAAGTGGAGAAGAAAATACAATCGCCATTCCAGGGTTTGAAAAAGTGACGTTGTATGCAAATGAAACAAAACAAGCAGTGAATTTCCATAATCCGGAAATTAATGATTGTTACTTCAAAATATCGCTTATTCATCCAGATGGTTCGGTTCTATGGATATCCGATTTAATCGAACCAGGAAAAGGTATGTATTCCATTGAATTAGAAAAAACGTTAGCGGTAGGCGAATATGAAAACGCAGTGTTAAAATATGAATGTTTTTCTTTAAACGATCAGTCACCTTTAAACGGGTCTGAAATAAATTTAAAATTAGTTGTCGTCTAGACAAAGGAGGAAATTTTTTATGAATAAATTAGTATTAAGTACGTTAAGTGTGGCAGCAATGGGTATGGTGATTTTTAGCGGAGGGACAGCCTACGCGGCAGATAAAGAAGGAAATACAGTAGTGGAATATTCTGTTGAAGGAGATTATACCTTAGTTGTACCAGAAAAAGTAAATTTATCTAATGATAACGCCACAGAAATGTCTGTGAAAACAATCAATCGTAACTTAGAACCAGGAAAAGAAGTAGAGGTGACATTATCTAGTGGATTATCAGCCGATGGAGAGATTGAATTACAACGGGTTGGCGCTATTTCGGACGTAATAACTAGTAGTTTTAAGAGTAATAATAGTGTAGTACCCATGGCTAATCCCGTCATTGGAAGCTTTTCAGGTTATGCGATGGAGGAAACAGAAGTAAGTAAAATTCAAATTGGAAACCCTCAAGGAGACAAAAAAGCTGGAGCATATCAAACAACGTTAACTTTTACAGCTGCTTTTAAATAAGAAATTACGAAAGGAGTTGTGCATTTCTTGAAAAGGAAATTAGTTCTGGCAATGGTACTAATCAGCTTTTGTGGGATGTTCCTCTTATCGCCTGAACGAGTTCAAGCTAGTCAAACAGTGGTTGAGGTGTTCATTTCAGAGGACGATTTGGATGTCAGTGAAGAAAACATACAGGAGATTCCTAAAAAAGAACTGGCAGCCTCTTCAGATAAGGATAACAAACAACCCATATTACCTAAAGCAGGTGATACAGTAACTAACTATACCTTATTGGGTTTAGTGCTCGTCCTTATTTGGTTGATAATGCAAAGAAAAAGGAAGAAGAAGGAATAACCCCCTGTGACATCATCATAATGTAGTAAGTAAAAAGGGAATAAAAATTTCTGTGTTAGATAGGAAGTGACAGGTATGGCTCGAATTGAATATGGAGAAGAAATTCAAAAAAGCCTACTGGTTTTATACTCTAGGGGGTCTACCATACAGTCTATCTGCAGGGAGTATGGTATTCCTCGTTACGAATTTCACAAATGGATGAAGTTACATGATGCCGATAAACTGGAAACCAAAGAGGTGAAGACTTTCCTACAGGTAAGAGAATTAAAACAGCAAAAAAACAAATTAGAAGAAGAGATTTTGTTTTTAAATGAAGCAATCAATCTGTTGGAAAGTCCTTGAGAGGGATGATTTTAAGTATTGATTGATAGGTAGTATGAGAGAGAGGATGATAATTTCATCTTCTCTTTTTTGCTTTTATATTTTGGTACAGTTGATTCATGTAAAAAAAGGGTATACCCTAAATAGACAATGGGAAATAGCTAGTATAAAGAATTTAATTTTGTAAATTTAGGTGTCAATGATTTAATAGTATAGTTATACTAAAGTGGAAATTAAATAAAAAATTGCTTAAAATCAATACTGATAACGAAGAATCAATGATTGCTTTGAGTAATGTGGCGGATTGGAAGCAAATTATGAAGAATTAAATTTAAATTGATGGGCAAATGATTTAATAAAGAAATCTTTCAGGAGCCCACTTGTGATTATATCAACTTGACATATTAGTAACATCATTGTAACATTACTAATGTAAGCGGATACATATATATAGTTGAAGTACTTTAAGAAAAAAACAAAAGTATTGTAGCGTGGGATGTCGCGCTTTTAGGTAAAGGAGATGGATAAAATGAAAAAAATTATTATTGGTGTGTTTTTCGGGATTCTTATTCTAGTTATTGTTGGTCTATATGTTTCATATGTCTATATGAATCAAAGCTTTATATGGGTTGCAGGGATACTTTTGTTGTTAGGTACATTATTCAATTGGTTTTTGTATAATAAGTATCTGTCTAAAAAAACATAATAAGGGAGCGAGATAACCATGAAAAAATCATTATAGTACTAGCATCAGTTATGTTAATGTCTCTTTCGGTTCTGCCACTGGCAACTTATGCATCAGAAACAGAGAACACTCCTACTGAATCATATGACGGAGAAAATTTTATAGCAACCCAAACAGGTAATACTTTAGTTATTGAAGATAAGAAGACGGGCGAAACTGTAAAAATTGAAATGAATGACGAAGAAAACGGGGTAATTACATCTGATGATGGTACAATAGAAAATGTACATAGGGATGAAGAAGGTAACGTTTATGTAGATAATGAGCTTGAACTAGAAGCACCTCCTTTAGACATTGAAGATGGCATAAATATCGCCACTCAGCCTCGGTTACTGAAAGCTTCTAAATGGATATATGTTCAAACAACTAAGTATAATACAACCACACAAGGCAATATGAGAAGTCTTGCATTGGGGATTCTATCATTCATGCCAATTACAGGTCCAATCTTTGGAATAGTTGCAATTATTGATGCTGCTCGATCAATGGGGGCGAAAACATTATATGTTAGAGTGAAACAATATCGTACTAGTGGTTATCAATTTTATAAGTATGATTCTTATTATTATGCCAATGCTAGTTTAACTAAGCTAGTTAAAAAAACATCCCAGACTAAACGAATGTGGTAGGGCATTATTAAAAAAACTAGTATAAACTAAAAGACCTTGCTCAAAGATTAGCAAGGTCTTAGACTGGGGAAGAAAAAGTCTTCTCTTTTTCTGTTTTATGGAAATGTTATTCCGTATTTTAGACGAGTTTCTTCTATGGAAGAATACACAATTTTAGGGAATGTGTCTGATATGGCAGCTAGATTCTCTGATAGTGAATAAGATTTGAAATTACCTAATGTTTACTACAGTGAAAAGCAAATTAGAGAAGAAGTGACTCGTTCTTTAGAAGCTTTAGCTTGAATCATAAAATTTGAGAGGAACGTAATTATGCAAAAAGATACATATAGCGGCATTCGATTGAGTGTAATCCAATTGATAGATTCAAAAAAAGAAAATCTGAAGGAAAATAATATAAAATTAACAATTATAAAGGATGAAAAAGACGGTTATGTTGTAGAACTGGATAATGACAAATGCATGGCAGAAATTGTAGTTGAAGAACCTACTTATGCCCCATATCGCTATATTTCATTTGAAGTAGTTTCTTTGATGGATGGAAAAGTTAAAATTATCTATTCTTGGTATGATGATGAAACAAGTCAATGGAGCGATATTGAGAAAGAATTAAATAAAGGAATTCAATTTCTAAATAATTTTAAAACGATGGAGCAATAAAAGAACATTATTGCTGTACTTAAATTG from Listeria monocytogenes ATCC 19117 encodes the following:
- a CDS encoding hydantoinase/oxoprolinase N-terminal domain-containing protein, with product MYKIGIDVGGTNTDAVILDENQQLIHSVKMPTSEDIETGITESLHRVLSETGIDRSKVTHAMLGTTQCTNAIVERKKLAKVGVLRLGYPATASVLPYTAWPEDMVGFLSGKYKLTGGGYEYDGQVLSEINEAEIRETLASWKGEVESVAVVGVFSSLKNDQELAVQKIIEEELGADIPVSISSSVGSVGLIERENATILNAALFKVIAATSDGFEKALEQEGIAHAEIYLCQNDGTLMSLNYARQFPILTIACGPTNSIRGASYLAGLKDAMVLDVGGTTSDIGVLTDGFPRESSLAVDVGGVRTNFRMPDIISIGLGGGSIVREKDGDITIGPDSVGYRISEEALVFGGKTMTTTDIAVRLGRAEIGNPELVAHIPTDFAEKAYKKIAEMTEDAIDKMKTSSGSVSLVLVGGGSVIIPDEISGVAQIFRDKNGPVANAIGASISQISGQYEQIYIYSQIEREEALQDAEQKAREQATLAGAVTDSIEVVEVEEIPLAYHPGNATRLRVKVVGNLV
- a CDS encoding helix-turn-helix domain-containing protein; this translates as MREYLDSKSQKKVALLEKIFYAENHTSTQEELLNDLNITYPTLISTIKTINFDIERFGYKAFSIVHSAPNLSYTLKISDNCSIQLIINAYIRESPKFQILETLLLSSFPNLQALAKKVHVSYSGIKKEIKELNEELSERNLSISTGNQVEITGDEFSLRIFYAFLFLVAYSGDRWPFSFVRYDEITDILESCPKEIYRANSIDKAMMIHYYVAMHLLRDRMNCQIDTTRQFKVALYKACTEESKKSESAFIKKVAKQLPNRNYKEMTYTTQIILSTIVAFGSYSSIEKMPSFFYMDEQLEEMGFMKLVDFASEQVNNNLSIPFSEKEMELLRYSFASINYRYFLLDNLINKFNNIVPGYTDLDRNIRKIHKVNHLEPLISQLVNLKEMDPLKPFEERLTSDYLIILDKRIDFSIHTLPIKVTILSTISNETAVFDFMRYFSSYYNLEILNQVDPVVDLYISDFSVSPEVLTSLRINQPIIYVNTRWLESDYVKINDNLAKIARKKFIANKKD
- a CDS encoding BspA family leucine-rich repeat surface protein, which codes for MKKFSMRVVLIISVLFIALGNANVSIAQERDTTNKLPEEELGSLDTSDVITEGVPQEKPAEAENLEEIPTTDELMQNPNVLERSVADSDDSDLTVVSSGAYWTLYYNSANGEYSLRMFGNVPSSRPTAWNNYLKRIKHIEIEEATLTGDFVGYFGWFIGLKGVRIEGSDLSGVTSFQQAFSNSSLEKVIIKNNYYSNSQSLTNTKQMFFMAKNLSELDLSGLNTSFVTTMERMFEGCENLKILNLSNFDFDTSSVINMDYMFADCTNLEELDVSKFDTSSVTFMQMMFQYCKSLEKLNLSSFDTSSVTRMNSMFEGCTSFEELDLSSFDTSSVGNMQTMFQGCTNLKVLYLDKFDDNITTNKNNMFGNTPLLSYLRFSHRFTKLENIGLENTNWYDEKNWVQFSNITQLQTYNKQQSEPTGYRKGAFFSLTMDAMGGEFEDAEEQKVQNKVSGEYWEEIVPVKEDYYFDGWYLDQNFTNKFDFSLPAAVSTTIYAKWVENYTVIIPASISLNEASELKVEGINRGGKTLSVGLNYGKTTISESNKLTLSNTADTTVQCLAPLSWDGSETNPKNAILTLAPGSEITEGDAVMAIEAPENIQAGKYTGNLVFSVNYE
- a CDS encoding BspA family leucine-rich repeat surface protein → MKKLSMRVILIVTVIFIAFGSANVSIAQERDTINKLPEVELGSLYTSNLITEEVAQDKPAEVENLEEAPTTDDLVQNPDVLEQLIADSDDSDLTVVNSGDFWTIYRNTVNGEYSLHMFGNVPSSKPTAWNSYLNRIKHIEIEEATLTGNFSSYFRNNVFTVLESVRIERSNLSRVTSFALAFYGSGIEKVIIRDNNYPTAPSLLTTEGMFKNCSNLMEVDLSGLDTSAVTTMWDMFNSCRALEELDVSHFDTSSVTNMSYMFYDNRNLEVLDVSNLDTSSVTNMYAMFEDCTSLEELDVSNFDTSSVTDMYRVFNGCEKLKKLDVSNFDTSSATEMVQMFRNCSALEKLDVSNFNTSLVTDMRAMFAGCTSLEALDVSNFDTSSVTNMAAMFSDNEKLEKLDLSTFDTSSVTNMGTMFKNCTALKSLFLDNFTHAASSTDMFTGTTSLTYLFVSHNVSNFNGLENTSWYDEKNWVQFSNLSQLQTYHRQQSEPIGYRKGAFLSLTMDAMGGEFEDAEEQKVQNKISGEYWEEVIPVKEGHYFDGWYLDQNFTNKFDFSLPAAVSTTIYAKWVENYTVIIPASISLNEASELKVQGINRGSKTLSVGLNYEETTISESNKLTLANTADTTVQCLAPLSWDGSETNPEKAILTLAPGSEITEGEAVMVIEAPENIQAGKYTGNVVFSIKYE
- a CDS encoding LPXTG cell wall anchor domain-containing protein; the encoded protein is MKRKLVLAMVLISFCGMFLLSPERVQASQTVVEVFISEDDLDVSEENIQEIPKKELAASSDKDNKQPILPKAGDTVTNYTLLGLVLVLIWLIMQRKRKKKE
- a CDS encoding transposase, with protein sequence MARIEYGEEIQKSLLVLYSRGSTIQSICREYGIPRYEFHKWMKLHDADKLETKEVKTFLQVRELKQQKNKLEEEILFLNEAINLLESP